From the Aquitalea magnusonii genome, one window contains:
- a CDS encoding FecCD family ABC transporter permease: protein MNSNVCVSLETSQAPERAIHKRYQASIRKKILVFVVLAVLLLVCAVADIAIGSGTLDISQVCNGLIHPSQVSPAIQVVLWEIRMPITLTAVVAGLGLAISGSLMQTALANQLAEPFTLGISAAAGFGAAIAIVFQTSIIGLIGIPIEYVIMLNAFSFSLMTVLMIAFFATRRDFSIEMIVMLGIAIHFIFSSLLGITQYIADADQLQSLIFWSMGSLAKTNWTKVYINCAVVFLSLPIIFFHSWKISALRAFGDNAITFGIPVKRIRMLLLLLSALIAGCITSTIGIVGFIGLVAPHVTKILVGEDQRFALIITALTGSVMMTMASILSKVIFPGVILPIGMVTSLIGVPFFLWLVINKRRGI, encoded by the coding sequence ATGAATTCAAATGTGTGTGTTTCGCTAGAAACAAGTCAAGCACCAGAGCGCGCAATACATAAACGCTACCAAGCCAGCATCAGAAAAAAAATACTCGTATTTGTTGTGCTGGCTGTACTTTTACTAGTCTGCGCAGTTGCCGACATTGCCATTGGCTCAGGTACATTGGACATAAGCCAAGTATGCAATGGGCTTATTCACCCGTCCCAGGTGAGCCCTGCGATACAAGTTGTGCTGTGGGAAATCCGGATGCCCATAACATTGACAGCGGTTGTTGCCGGTTTGGGCTTGGCCATATCCGGATCACTTATGCAAACTGCGCTTGCCAACCAGTTGGCGGAGCCATTCACCCTAGGAATTTCTGCCGCAGCAGGATTTGGTGCGGCGATCGCTATTGTATTTCAAACCTCGATTATCGGCCTGATCGGAATACCGATTGAATATGTGATCATGCTTAACGCATTTTCATTTTCACTGATGACGGTGCTGATGATAGCGTTTTTTGCCACCAGAAGAGATTTCAGTATTGAAATGATTGTTATGCTTGGAATAGCAATTCATTTCATCTTCAGCTCGCTTCTTGGTATTACGCAATACATTGCCGACGCCGACCAGTTGCAATCTTTGATTTTTTGGAGCATGGGCTCATTAGCAAAAACAAACTGGACCAAAGTGTATATCAATTGCGCCGTGGTATTTTTATCCCTGCCTATAATATTTTTTCATTCCTGGAAGATTTCCGCACTCCGCGCCTTTGGTGACAATGCAATTACATTTGGCATTCCGGTAAAAAGAATCAGGATGCTACTGTTACTGCTCTCAGCACTGATCGCCGGCTGCATTACCTCAACCATTGGCATCGTTGGATTTATTGGCCTGGTTGCGCCCCATGTAACCAAAATATTAGTTGGTGAAGATCAGCGATTTGCCTTGATTATTACTGCCCTCACCGGATCAGTGATGATGACCATGGCATCCATACTGAGCAAGGTCATTTTCCCTGGCGTGATACTTCCCATCGGCATGGTGACATCATTAATTGGTGTTCCATTTTTCCTGTGGCTAGTCATCAATAAAAGACGAGGAATCTGA
- a CDS encoding ABC transporter substrate-binding protein, with the protein MTLNVRKVIFACATLLLSSSIFASKFPLTVLDAADRSVTLKHEPTKIVIQDGRDILAFALLDRDNPFKRIVLWNNILKKNDPSSWATIVKKWPVGNDIPDMNFNDDGQVNLEELIAKMPDLLIAQLRSKTVLQQSGVFDKLSRLNIPIVFVDTEVEPVKNSIKSIALLGKILNREEESAQYINFYNTHLESLEKTIRKQKNHPSVFVEALAGKAGLDSCCFTHGNKGWGKLVEAAGGVNVGSKLLPGATGTVSVEKLLAIQPDIYVMTSSQWTSKGSASIPYGYGANEKKIDTAFSNLLNRTGFSSLNAFKKDKIYGIYHQFYNHPYNIVALEYLAKDFYPESFTTLNPEKTYSEIIARFTQIPDLPIITGSKMPAGKH; encoded by the coding sequence GTGACTTTAAATGTAAGAAAAGTAATTTTCGCCTGCGCGACATTATTGCTATCTTCATCAATTTTTGCATCCAAATTCCCACTGACTGTTCTGGATGCGGCAGATAGAAGCGTAACGCTCAAGCACGAGCCTACCAAGATTGTTATACAAGACGGCAGGGATATTCTTGCATTTGCACTGCTAGATAGGGACAATCCATTCAAACGCATTGTCCTGTGGAATAATATCCTCAAGAAAAACGACCCCTCCTCCTGGGCCACCATTGTAAAAAAATGGCCAGTTGGCAATGATATACCAGACATGAACTTCAACGATGATGGTCAGGTAAATCTGGAAGAGCTTATAGCAAAAATGCCGGACCTGCTTATCGCTCAGTTACGATCAAAAACCGTCCTGCAGCAATCAGGTGTTTTTGACAAACTTTCCCGTCTGAATATTCCCATTGTATTTGTCGATACCGAAGTTGAACCTGTTAAAAACTCAATCAAAAGCATTGCATTGCTCGGCAAGATATTAAACCGGGAAGAAGAGTCTGCGCAGTATATCAACTTCTACAATACACACCTGGAAAGCCTGGAAAAAACAATCAGAAAACAAAAAAATCATCCATCGGTATTTGTTGAGGCACTCGCCGGAAAAGCAGGTCTGGATTCTTGTTGTTTTACACATGGCAATAAGGGATGGGGAAAGCTGGTAGAAGCAGCAGGCGGCGTTAATGTTGGCAGCAAGCTATTACCAGGTGCCACTGGCACGGTCTCGGTCGAGAAGTTACTTGCCATACAACCTGACATCTATGTGATGACAAGTTCGCAATGGACTAGCAAGGGGTCTGCTTCCATACCCTATGGCTATGGTGCCAACGAGAAAAAGATTGATACTGCATTTTCAAACCTGCTCAACCGTACTGGTTTTTCATCTTTGAATGCATTTAAAAAAGATAAAATATACGGAATCTACCATCAATTTTACAACCATCCGTACAATATTGTTGCGCTTGAATATCTTGCCAAGGACTTTTACCCAGAATCATTTACCACGCTAAATCCGGAAAAAACATACAGCGAAATCATTGCCAGATTCACACAAATTCCTGACTTACCGATTATCACCGGGTCTAAAATGCCAGCCGGCAAGCATTAA
- a CDS encoding methyl-accepting chemotaxis protein, with the protein MTISRKLLILILIPILVLLIVLGFNFSDMKRAEAIQRSFVEDGYPSTIILADARAAMWKMRKATSDYRLSKYETGHIANKSQFEDAYSDLQRALSEFKPLINGDDKDQKYWENESKYATEYHDIALKQMAKFDSGDYQAVTSIGIPLKETGEKLRESLLEHIKYQKIQIQAQIDNSKSENTTSQIISIALAVISILSLIITGLLISRSITKPLNQLTDGMLHIEEKLDLTQKIPEINSNDEVAKTISRFNALIQRLKDSIHTVSYQGGELAGLSSNLAAAAGNASAMASQQSSYASSIAAAIEQLTVSINHISNQTSTLRETGKNAYAEAENGSMIIEKTVDSIQAIADTTQKTSLALQDLARSTNTITTTVGLIKDIADQTNLLALNAAIEAARAGEQGRGFAVVADEVRKLAERTAHLTSEIDGLTKDIERTSQASIVSMDETRLQVLSGVEMAGNASTAMEKISHESHQSMSMVSDIAAAIQEQSAASNQIAQNIEHIAQMAEESNAEAQKGLQLATKMKETSDVLLKSSSVYKT; encoded by the coding sequence ATGACTATTTCAAGAAAACTATTAATACTGATTCTCATCCCGATCTTAGTTCTTTTGATTGTTCTTGGATTTAATTTTTCCGACATGAAGCGAGCCGAAGCCATTCAGCGTAGCTTCGTAGAAGATGGCTACCCTAGCACCATCATATTGGCAGATGCCAGAGCTGCAATGTGGAAAATGCGAAAGGCAACCAGTGATTATCGTCTTAGCAAATACGAAACAGGACATATCGCCAATAAAAGCCAATTTGAAGATGCATATTCTGATTTGCAGCGAGCACTATCAGAATTCAAGCCGCTTATCAATGGCGATGATAAAGATCAGAAGTATTGGGAAAATGAGTCAAAGTATGCTACCGAATACCATGATATCGCATTAAAACAGATGGCAAAATTTGACAGCGGAGACTACCAGGCAGTCACAAGCATCGGCATTCCGCTAAAAGAGACCGGAGAAAAATTAAGAGAATCGCTGCTAGAGCATATCAAATATCAAAAAATACAAATCCAGGCACAAATAGATAACAGCAAAAGTGAAAATACCACCAGCCAGATAATATCAATAGCACTTGCAGTCATCAGCATTCTATCGTTGATTATCACTGGGCTGCTGATTAGCAGATCAATCACAAAACCATTGAATCAACTGACTGATGGCATGCTGCATATTGAAGAGAAACTTGATCTCACCCAAAAAATTCCTGAAATCAATAGCAATGATGAAGTTGCCAAAACAATTTCAAGGTTTAATGCATTAATACAGCGCCTTAAAGACAGCATCCATACCGTTTCGTATCAAGGTGGTGAACTGGCGGGTCTTTCCAGCAATCTTGCAGCCGCCGCCGGCAATGCATCAGCGATGGCCAGCCAGCAAAGCAGTTACGCATCAAGCATAGCGGCAGCCATCGAGCAGTTAACTGTCAGCATTAACCACATCAGCAACCAGACATCAACACTGAGGGAAACAGGGAAGAATGCTTATGCCGAAGCAGAAAACGGCAGCATGATCATCGAAAAGACCGTAGATAGTATTCAAGCAATCGCGGACACCACACAGAAAACAAGTCTGGCCTTGCAAGATCTGGCACGCAGCACCAATACAATTACCACAACAGTTGGCCTGATCAAGGATATAGCAGATCAAACCAATTTACTGGCACTGAATGCAGCCATTGAGGCGGCACGGGCCGGGGAACAAGGACGTGGTTTTGCCGTAGTGGCCGACGAAGTGCGTAAACTGGCTGAACGTACCGCTCACCTTACTAGCGAGATTGATGGGCTGACAAAAGACATTGAAAGAACCTCGCAAGCCAGTATTGTTTCCATGGACGAAACACGTTTACAGGTTCTCAGTGGCGTGGAAATGGCAGGTAATGCATCAACTGCAATGGAAAAGATCAGCCATGAGTCACATCAATCAATGTCAATGGTGAGTGATATCGCAGCAGCCATTCAGGAGCAAAGCGCTGCCAGCAATCAAATTGCACAAAATATCGAACACATTGCTCAAATGGCAGAAGAATCCAATGCAGAAGCACAAAAAGGCTTGCAGCTCGCCACGAAAATGAAAGAAACCAGTGATGTACTGCTTAAGTCGTCCAGCGTGTACAAAACATAA
- a CDS encoding ureidoglycolate lyase, with protein sequence MSTPLLRIEALTAAAFQPFGEVIEASPTAQHFAINGGNTLRFHDLARLDAGPDGRMMVSIFRGQPRQLPFAVSMLERHPKGSQAFMPLSGQPYLVVVAPPGPPPGVDTLRAFLASPQQGVNYAAGVWHHPLLALHQACDFLVLDRMGSGPNCDEIQLQHKVMLSL encoded by the coding sequence ATGAGCACGCCCCTCCTGCGCATCGAAGCGCTGACTGCGGCCGCCTTCCAGCCTTTTGGTGAGGTGATAGAAGCCAGCCCGACGGCGCAGCACTTTGCCATCAATGGCGGCAATACCCTGCGCTTTCATGACCTGGCCCGGCTGGACGCCGGCCCCGACGGGCGCATGATGGTCAGCATTTTTCGCGGCCAGCCACGTCAGCTACCCTTTGCGGTGAGCATGCTGGAACGCCACCCCAAAGGCAGCCAGGCGTTCATGCCGCTCTCCGGACAGCCTTATCTGGTGGTGGTGGCCCCGCCCGGCCCGCCACCCGGAGTGGACACACTGCGCGCCTTTCTTGCCAGCCCGCAGCAAGGGGTCAACTATGCGGCAGGGGTGTGGCACCACCCCTTGCTGGCCTTGCACCAAGCCTGCGATTTTCTGGTGCTGGACCGGATGGGCAGTGGCCCCAACTGTGACGAAATACAACTACAGCACAAGGTCATGCTCAGTCTTTGA
- the alc gene encoding allantoicase, producing the protein MNHPVLTASPAVLPDWASQAINLADPRIGARGLYASDEFFAPLARMLKPEAAIFVPGKYDENGKWMDGWETRRKRHHGHDWSIIRLARPGRIAGFDIDTSHFTGNYAPAISIEATHCADDSLQALEQAVWQEILPSCALGGNQHHLLQISNDGVWSHLRLRIYPDGGIARLRVYGQPDTASALQAVAEPIDLVAMENGGRPITWNDAHFGHPSNLLLPGRGSNMGEGWETRRRREPGHDWCILALGVPGIIERIEVDTAHFKGNFADRCSLQAATALSSMPAALIAESQFWPVLLPETPLSMDAIHTFADSVAKLGPVSHVRLNIHPDGGISRLRLFGQVAR; encoded by the coding sequence ATGAACCACCCTGTTTTGACTGCCTCCCCGGCCGTGCTGCCGGACTGGGCCAGCCAGGCCATCAATCTGGCCGACCCGCGCATTGGCGCCCGCGGCCTGTATGCCAGTGATGAATTCTTTGCCCCGCTGGCACGCATGCTCAAGCCGGAAGCCGCCATTTTCGTACCCGGCAAATACGACGAAAACGGCAAGTGGATGGATGGCTGGGAAACCCGCCGCAAGCGCCATCACGGTCACGACTGGAGCATCATCCGCCTGGCCAGGCCGGGGCGGATTGCCGGTTTTGATATCGACACCAGCCATTTCACCGGCAACTACGCGCCAGCCATCTCGATAGAAGCCACCCACTGCGCCGACGACAGCCTGCAGGCGCTGGAGCAAGCCGTGTGGCAGGAAATCCTCCCGTCCTGCGCACTGGGCGGCAACCAGCATCACCTGCTGCAAATCAGCAATGACGGTGTCTGGAGCCACTTGCGCCTGCGCATTTACCCGGATGGCGGCATTGCCCGCCTGCGCGTGTATGGCCAGCCGGATACCGCATCCGCACTACAAGCGGTGGCAGAGCCGATTGACCTGGTGGCAATGGAAAACGGCGGCCGCCCGATTACCTGGAACGATGCCCACTTCGGCCATCCTTCCAACCTGCTGTTACCAGGACGCGGCAGCAATATGGGGGAAGGCTGGGAAACCCGGCGGCGGCGCGAACCGGGCCACGACTGGTGCATTCTGGCACTGGGCGTGCCTGGCATCATCGAGCGCATCGAAGTGGACACCGCCCATTTCAAGGGCAATTTTGCCGATCGCTGTTCGCTGCAGGCCGCCACGGCCCTCAGCAGCATGCCGGCCGCGCTGATTGCCGAAAGCCAGTTCTGGCCGGTGCTGCTGCCGGAAACCCCGCTCAGCATGGATGCCATCCACACTTTTGCCGATAGCGTGGCCAAGTTGGGGCCGGTCAGCCATGTCAGGCTGAATATCCACCCGGACGGCGGTATTTCGCGCTTGCGCCTGTTCGGCCAGGTGGCGCGATGA
- a CDS encoding amino acid ABC transporter ATP-binding protein encodes MSLVNITGLHKHYGPNHVLKGVDLTVRQGDVVTLIGRSGSGKSTLLRTINGLESFDQGSISLAGQTIGSRDAKALQQLRLQVGMVFQQFNLFPHLTVGENIMMSPRVVKGESPHVLREEAHALLSKVGLADKFDAWPDQLSGGQQQRVAIARALAMKPQVLLCDEITSALDPELVNEVLAVVRQLAQEGMTLIMVTHEMRFARDVSNHVVFMHQGKIHEAGHPADLFSRPQTPELQNFVSAVM; translated from the coding sequence ATGTCGCTCGTTAACATTACCGGCCTGCACAAGCATTACGGCCCCAACCATGTACTGAAAGGCGTGGACCTGACGGTAAGGCAAGGCGATGTGGTCACCCTCATCGGCCGCAGCGGCTCGGGCAAGAGCACCTTGCTACGCACCATCAACGGCCTGGAAAGCTTTGACCAGGGCAGCATCTCCCTGGCCGGCCAGACCATTGGCAGCCGCGATGCCAAGGCCTTGCAGCAATTGCGTCTGCAAGTGGGCATGGTGTTCCAGCAGTTCAATCTGTTTCCGCATCTCACCGTGGGCGAAAACATCATGATGTCGCCGCGCGTGGTCAAGGGCGAATCGCCCCATGTCCTGCGCGAAGAGGCCCACGCCCTGCTGAGCAAGGTGGGCCTGGCCGACAAGTTTGACGCCTGGCCGGACCAGCTCTCCGGTGGCCAGCAACAGCGCGTGGCCATTGCCCGGGCGCTGGCGATGAAACCCCAGGTGCTGCTGTGCGACGAAATCACCTCGGCACTGGACCCGGAACTGGTCAACGAAGTGCTGGCCGTGGTGCGGCAACTGGCGCAGGAAGGCATGACGCTGATCATGGTCACCCATGAAATGCGCTTTGCCCGCGATGTCAGCAACCACGTGGTGTTCATGCATCAGGGCAAGATTCACGAAGCAGGCCACCCGGCCGATTTGTTCTCCCGGCCGCAAACCCCGGAGCTGCAAAACTTCGTCAGCGCCGTGATGTGA
- a CDS encoding amino acid ABC transporter permease, translating to MNDFTLGDILLALLHGLQWTAILSLTAFVLGSLGGLIILALRLAHRPALVWLAKTFIEVFQGTPLLMQLFIVFFGLSLGGVEIPPWLAAALGLTLYTSAYLAEIWRGCVNAIPNAQWEGSAALALNRYQQMRHVILPQALRMAIAPTVGFLVQVVKGTSVASIIGFVELTKTGGMLANATFEPFLIYGLVAAGYFLLCYPLSLYSRHLERTLHVAR from the coding sequence ATGAACGATTTCACTCTGGGCGACATCCTGCTGGCCCTGCTCCATGGCCTGCAGTGGACGGCCATCCTGTCGCTGACGGCTTTCGTGCTGGGCAGCTTAGGCGGGCTGATCATTCTGGCATTACGCCTGGCGCATCGTCCGGCACTGGTGTGGCTGGCCAAAACCTTTATCGAGGTATTCCAGGGCACGCCGCTGTTGATGCAGCTGTTCATCGTGTTTTTCGGCCTGTCGCTGGGCGGGGTGGAAATTCCGCCCTGGCTGGCTGCGGCACTGGGGCTCACCCTGTACACCAGCGCCTACCTGGCCGAAATCTGGCGCGGCTGCGTCAATGCCATTCCCAACGCCCAATGGGAAGGGTCGGCCGCGCTGGCGCTCAACCGCTACCAGCAAATGCGCCATGTCATCCTGCCGCAAGCGCTGCGCATGGCCATTGCGCCCACCGTGGGTTTCCTGGTGCAGGTGGTGAAGGGCACTTCCGTTGCCTCCATCATCGGCTTTGTCGAACTCACCAAAACCGGCGGCATGCTGGCCAATGCCACCTTTGAACCCTTCCTGATTTACGGACTGGTGGCCGCAGGCTACTTCCTGCTGTGCTACCCGCTTTCGCTGTATTCGCGTCACCTGGAAAGGACACTCCATGTCGCTCGTTAA
- a CDS encoding amino acid ABC transporter permease: MSYQFDFLAVAREAPELAAGLARTVELTAVACVAGLLIGIVGAVCRAWQLRPFNTLFAVYVEMFRNTPFLVQLFFLFFGLPTLGIDIAPDSAAMLAMVINLGAYAVEIIRSGIEATPKGQIEAAQALALKRWQIFLHVVLRPALLRVWPAMTSQVVIVMLGSAVCAQISTEELSYAASLIQSRNFRAFETYFVTAGLYLALALLLRQTLLRGGGRLLKRGRP; the protein is encoded by the coding sequence ATGAGTTATCAGTTTGACTTTCTGGCCGTGGCCAGAGAGGCGCCGGAACTGGCCGCAGGCCTGGCCCGCACCGTGGAGCTGACCGCAGTGGCCTGTGTTGCCGGCTTGCTGATCGGCATTGTTGGCGCAGTGTGCCGCGCCTGGCAGTTACGCCCGTTCAACACCCTGTTTGCCGTGTATGTGGAAATGTTCCGCAACACGCCGTTTCTGGTGCAGTTGTTTTTCCTGTTCTTCGGCCTGCCCACCCTCGGCATCGACATTGCGCCGGACAGTGCGGCCATGCTGGCCATGGTGATCAATCTGGGTGCCTATGCGGTGGAAATCATCCGCTCCGGCATCGAGGCCACGCCCAAGGGGCAGATCGAAGCCGCCCAGGCGCTGGCCCTCAAGCGCTGGCAGATTTTCCTGCACGTGGTGCTGCGCCCGGCGCTGTTGCGGGTGTGGCCGGCCATGACCAGCCAGGTAGTGATCGTGATGCTGGGCTCGGCGGTGTGCGCGCAGATTTCCACCGAAGAGTTGAGCTATGCCGCCAGCCTGATCCAGTCGCGCAATTTCCGCGCCTTTGAAACCTATTTTGTCACTGCCGGGCTGTATCTGGCGCTGGCGCTACTGCTGCGCCAGACCCTGCTGCGCGGTGGCGGACGGCTGTTGAAACGGGGACGACCATGA
- a CDS encoding transporter substrate-binding domain-containing protein translates to MHRRTFIRGLLAASLLGSLWALPAKAERLASIKQAGIIKIAIPADFPPFGSTGPDMKPQGYDIDTAELIGRELKVKVELVPVSSANRIAYLTTGKADLLISSLGKNPEREKVISFSVAYAPFFNGVFGPKDMTLDKPEGLAGKTVGVTRGSIEDLELSKVIPASANLKRFEDNNATIAAYLAGQVQVVATGNVVAATINAQSKRPRRLEQKFLIKNSPCYVGVNKDDPQLLEQVNQIINKAKKDGELNRISLKWLKTPLASALL, encoded by the coding sequence ATGCATCGTCGCACCTTCATCCGCGGCCTGTTGGCCGCCAGCCTGCTGGGCAGCCTGTGGGCCTTGCCGGCCAAAGCCGAACGCCTGGCCAGCATCAAACAGGCAGGCATCATCAAGATTGCCATTCCGGCGGACTTCCCGCCGTTTGGTTCCACCGGCCCGGACATGAAACCGCAAGGCTACGACATCGACACGGCCGAACTGATTGGCCGCGAGCTGAAAGTGAAAGTGGAGCTGGTGCCGGTCAGCAGTGCCAACCGCATTGCCTACCTCACCACCGGCAAGGCGGACCTGCTGATTTCCAGCCTGGGCAAGAACCCGGAGCGGGAAAAGGTCATCAGTTTTTCCGTTGCCTACGCGCCTTTCTTCAATGGCGTGTTCGGCCCTAAGGATATGACGCTGGACAAGCCCGAAGGGCTGGCTGGCAAGACAGTGGGTGTGACGCGCGGCTCTATCGAGGACCTGGAACTGAGCAAGGTGATTCCGGCCAGCGCCAACCTCAAGCGCTTTGAAGACAATAACGCCACCATTGCCGCCTATCTGGCCGGCCAGGTGCAAGTAGTGGCCACCGGCAATGTGGTAGCTGCCACCATCAATGCACAAAGCAAGCGCCCGCGCCGGCTGGAGCAGAAATTCCTGATCAAGAACTCGCCATGTTACGTGGGGGTGAACAAGGACGATCCGCAACTGCTGGAACAGGTGAACCAGATCATCAACAAGGCCAAGAAGGATGGCGAGCTGAACCGCATCTCGCTCAAATGGCTGAAGACACCGCTGGCCAGCGCACTGCTGTAA
- a CDS encoding FadR/GntR family transcriptional regulator: MNVPQQIAQALQRKLQDGHYRAGENLPGQRELAEAMGVSRASLREAISMLEALGLVKSQPGKGVLVTTGQVRQHKDIPAGPFAASPQATFEFRMVLEPAAAALAARHITPEGKALLWQIQSTLEDALKNQDLIAAAEADLEFHLQVARLSGNALFHQVARSLSAPIGHSLRLPFADHLHIWETAHEHQVITNAITQGNPAEAHLGMLNHLRNAAARVGLQMDSL; encoded by the coding sequence ATGAACGTCCCACAACAAATTGCCCAGGCCTTGCAAAGAAAACTGCAGGATGGCCACTACCGCGCCGGGGAAAACCTGCCGGGCCAGCGTGAACTGGCCGAAGCCATGGGCGTGAGCCGCGCCTCGCTGCGTGAGGCCATTTCCATGCTGGAAGCACTGGGACTGGTGAAATCGCAGCCGGGCAAGGGCGTGCTGGTGACTACCGGCCAGGTGCGCCAGCACAAGGACATTCCGGCAGGGCCGTTTGCGGCCAGCCCGCAAGCCACTTTCGAGTTCCGCATGGTGCTGGAACCGGCGGCGGCAGCGCTGGCGGCGCGCCATATCACGCCGGAGGGCAAGGCCTTGCTGTGGCAGATCCAGTCCACGCTGGAAGACGCGCTGAAAAACCAGGACCTGATCGCCGCCGCAGAAGCCGACCTGGAATTTCATCTGCAAGTGGCCCGCCTGTCCGGCAATGCCCTGTTCCACCAGGTGGCGCGTTCGCTGTCGGCCCCCATCGGCCACAGCCTGCGGCTGCCCTTTGCCGACCACCTGCATATCTGGGAAACCGCCCACGAGCATCAAGTGATCACCAACGCCATTACCCAGGGCAATCCAGCAGAAGCCCACCTGGGAATGCTCAACCATTTGCGCAATGCCGCCGCCAGAGTGGGACTGCAGATGGACTCGCTGTAA
- the urtB gene encoding urea ABC transporter permease subunit UrtB, with the protein MQLFKPLFLRLSLLLLMSLCSGLVAASPLSELAHADPADRAGLITQWTVQADGPRRQAVAALEEGRLFTSADGNHVLLQGADGKLSDVDSGQPVAGDAASLDALPVNNSVRSALEAFHAAGDLADPDRSKRLSAIQALQDSANPGLLPLLLSRQQQEQDSQVRQALHMASARLQLASPDAAQRLSAIHTLADSADPATLSLLAPLTVAASEPEASVRAAASQAMADIKASQWRYNMLGYAFSGISLGSVLLLAALGLAITYGLLGVINMAHGEMLMIGAYASYVVQNLFRSWWPGAFDAYLLAALPVAFAVTFVIGMALERLIIRHLYGRPLETLLATWGISLMLIQAVRMLFGAQNVEVANPSWLSGGWEITPALTLPYNRLAIIAFVAGVLLLTWLLLNKTRLGLFVRAVTQNRRMADSVGVPTGKVDMLAFGLGSGIAGLGGVALSQIGNVGPELGQGYIVDSFMVVVLGGVGQLAGTVTGAMGLGIVNKILEPSLGAVLGKILILGFIILFIQKRPQGLFALKGRVLD; encoded by the coding sequence ATGCAATTGTTCAAACCCCTGTTCCTGCGGCTGTCCCTGCTCTTGCTAATGTCATTGTGCAGTGGTCTGGTGGCCGCCAGCCCGCTGTCCGAGCTGGCACATGCCGACCCGGCCGACCGTGCCGGGCTGATCACCCAGTGGACGGTGCAGGCCGACGGCCCGCGCCGTCAGGCGGTTGCCGCACTGGAAGAGGGCAGGCTGTTTACCAGTGCCGATGGCAATCATGTGTTGTTGCAAGGCGCTGACGGCAAGCTCAGCGATGTGGACAGCGGCCAGCCGGTGGCTGGCGATGCCGCCAGTCTGGATGCACTGCCGGTCAACAACAGCGTGCGCAGCGCGCTGGAGGCGTTTCATGCCGCTGGTGATCTGGCCGACCCGGACCGCAGCAAGCGCCTTAGCGCCATTCAGGCCTTGCAGGACAGTGCCAACCCCGGCCTGCTGCCCTTGCTGCTGAGCCGGCAGCAACAGGAACAGGACAGCCAGGTCAGACAGGCCCTGCACATGGCCAGCGCCCGCCTGCAACTGGCCAGCCCGGATGCCGCACAGCGGCTGAGTGCCATCCACACCCTGGCCGACAGTGCCGACCCGGCCACCCTCAGCCTGCTGGCCCCGCTGACGGTTGCCGCCAGCGAGCCGGAAGCCAGCGTGCGCGCCGCCGCCAGCCAGGCCATGGCCGACATCAAGGCCAGCCAGTGGCGTTACAACATGCTGGGTTATGCCTTCAGCGGCATCAGCCTGGGCTCGGTACTGCTGCTGGCCGCCCTGGGGCTGGCCATTACCTATGGCCTGTTGGGCGTCATCAATATGGCGCATGGCGAAATGCTGATGATTGGCGCCTATGCCAGCTATGTGGTGCAGAACCTGTTCCGCAGCTGGTGGCCGGGCGCTTTCGATGCCTATCTGCTGGCCGCGCTGCCGGTGGCCTTTGCTGTCACCTTTGTCATCGGCATGGCGCTGGAGCGGCTGATCATCCGCCATCTGTATGGCCGTCCGCTGGAAACCCTGCTGGCCACCTGGGGCATCAGCCTGATGCTGATCCAGGCGGTGCGCATGCTGTTTGGCGCGCAGAACGTGGAAGTGGCCAACCCGTCCTGGCTGTCCGGTGGCTGGGAAATCACCCCGGCGCTCACCCTGCCGTACAACCGGCTGGCCATCATTGCCTTTGTCGCGGGCGTGTTGCTGCTGACCTGGCTGCTGCTCAACAAGACGCGGCTGGGCCTGTTCGTGCGTGCCGTCACGCAAAACCGCCGCATGGCCGACAGCGTGGGGGTGCCCACCGGCAAGGTGGACATGCTGGCCTTCGGTCTGGGTTCCGGCATTGCCGGGCTGGGCGGCGTGGCCTTGAGCCAGATCGGCAACGTCGGCCCGGAGCTGGGCCAGGGCTATATCGTGGACAGCTTCATGGTGGTGGTGCTGGGCGGGGTAGGCCAACTGGCCGGGACCGTCACCGGGGCCATGGGCCTTGGCATCGTCAACAAGATTCTGGAACCGTCGCTGGGGGCGGTGCTGGGCAAGATCCTCATCCTCGGCTTCATCATCCTGTTCATCCAGAAACGTCCACAAGGCCTGTTTGCCCTCAAGGGCCGGGTACTGGACTAG